A window of Chryseobacterium sp. IHB B 17019 genomic DNA:
GTGTCTTACAGATGTTTGAGCTCACCTTCGACTTATCGGTAATGAGTTATTTAATTCCTTTTTTAAATGGAGCTAAAGTTGTAGGTCTTCATAAAAAAGAAACGAAGTTTTTACAGATCTTGGATTTACTGGAAGCCAATGAGATTACAGTTGCTTTAATGGTTCCAAGTATTTTGAATTTAATTATTCCTTACCTTGATCCTTCCATTCAAAACGAAAGTTTACGTTTAAACTTATTCTGCGGTGAAGCATTGCTTGTAAAACAGATTGAGGGCTGGAAAAATTTTATCCCGAATGCTGCGATTTACAATGTTTACGGTCCTACAGAAAACACGATTTTCTGTACACAATATAAAGTTGAAACCCCGATTAAAGAAAGAAAAGGAATCATCAGCATTGGAAAATCAATGGAAAACAGCAGCATGAGCTTCCTTGAAGACAATACAAATGAAGGTGAACTCTTGTTGTCTGGAAAATTCCTTACCCAATCTTATTGGAAAAACGAAGAAAAAACAAATGAAGCTTTTATCGAAAAAGATGGGAAAATTTTCTATAAAACCGGAGATTGGTGTTTAAAAGATGAAGACGGAGATTATTATTATATCAACAGAATAGATTTTCAGGCAAAAATCAATGGCTTCAGGGTAGAATTATCTGAAATTGAATATTTTGCGAATCAAAAATTAGAAAACGCGATTAGTGTTGCGGTGATTCATAAAGATAAAAATGATAATGACAACCTGATTCTTTTTATTAATAATATCCATTCAAATGAAGAAGAAATAAATGCTCATTTAAAAAATAATTTACCGGATTATTGTATTCCTTCAAAAATTATTAAGCTGGAAAAATTCCCTACAAATACTTCGGGAAAAATTGACAGAAACGAACTTAAAAAAACACTTTTATGATCATAAGACCTGCTACAAAAATTGACATCCCATTCATTGTTGATGCTATCATTAATATTGAAAGAACTGGAAATACAGATACTTTCAGTAATTTATTCGGTACAGATGAAGTAACAACCAGATATTACCTGGAGCAATTTTTGCTTGATGATGAAAGTCTGAATACAGAGTTTTCTTTAAATACTTACTCCATTGTAGAGATTGATGGAGAAAACGCAGGCTGCTGCTGTCTTTTTTATACAGATTCAGAGTATTATCAGAATAAAAGCGAGCTCTTTCCCATTCATTTAAAGAAAGAACATCTGCAAAAATTTGTAGAAAATGCAAAAGCTCTTCCTGATACAAAACAGTATTCCACACACAAATATTTTCTTGAATATCTTTATGTAGACGACAAATTCAGGGGAAAAGGTGTTTCAAAAGTAATCTTAGAATACCTATTTGCAAAGACCGATGTTCTTTACCTTATTCCTTTGGTCAACAATACTTTTGCGATAGATTATTACAGAAGATTCGGGTTCGTAGAAGATGAAAATATAAAAACATTTCCTATAGATACTCCGGAAAATAAAATTTACCCGGGAACTCATAAGATCATGCTTTATAAAAGAAACGAAAAAGTTAATTAAATTTTTCTCTTCCGATGGCATCTGCAATATCATTCACCGTATTGATATTTCTGAAGCTTCTTGGGTTGATTTCTGTATCAAACTGGTCTTCAACAAGTTTCATTACCAAAACAGCAGATAAAGATCCGTAGCTTTCTAGTTCCTTGAAATTAGTTTCCGGAGTGATGGCTGTTTCTTCGTTAAGTTCTTGTTGTAGCAGTTCACAAAATTGTTCGATCTTCATTGTGTTAGATATTTCGCGGACAAATTTATAAATAAATTTTTAACTTTGCCTTGCTATGATGATATATAAAATTTTAAATAAATTATTCACCTCATTCCAGGATTTCCAACACGCGGTTTATCTAAAAACATGCATTCAAAATGGCCTAAAGCTGGGAAAGAATGTAGTTGCCAGAAATGGTGTTTCTTTTGGTTCAGAACCATTTTTAGTTGAGATTGGAGATGATTCAAGAATTGGTGCGGGAGTAACTTTTGTAACCCATGCCGGAACCACCGTAAATATCAGAAAGCTAGAAGGCTATGAGGAAGTACGAAATTTTGGACATATAAAAGTCGGTAAAAACTGTGCAATTGGCAGCAATTCAACCATATTACAAAATGTTGAAATCGGAGACAACTGCATTTTGGGAGCTAACTCTGTTTTATCAGAATCCATGCCGGAACACACTGTTTATGCCGGAAATCCCGCAAAATACGTTTGTGAAATCGAGGATTACGCTGATGTATTGAAAAAGACCACTGTAGAATATCCTCTTGAATTGGAAAAAGACAGGAAAAAATTAAACCAATGGTTGATTAAAAATTTACCTGTGAAATTCAAAACTGCAAGATAGTGTCAGAAAAAAAGAAAATCCTCATCCGTATCGGTTCACTGCGTCATGGCGGTGCAGAAAAAGTTTTAGTCACTTTTTTGAAAAATCTTCCAAAAGACAAATATGAAATTGATTTGCTTTTAAATCTTTATTCCGGAAAATATTTGCCGGAAGTCCCGGATTGGATTACTATTTTACATTTAAATAAAGGTGAAATGATCACTACAAACCGCCCCCACGAAATTCCTAAAAAGGCGGCAAGAGTGATCTATCAGGGAGCATTAAAAAAGTTCCCAAACCTTCTCTACAAAGGGAAATTAAAGAACAAACAATACGATATCGAATTCGCTGCCATCCACGGAATGCGTGACGAAATTCTGGGTTCCCCCATAAAAAGCTCAAAAAAAGTGGTTTGGATCCACAATGATCTTTCCCAGGTGAAAGGCTACACCACTGATGAAATCAGGAAATTTTTCGGATTTGATAAAATCATGGTCATTTCAGAAAAAATTGAACAGCTCTTTCACAGCTTGGCTAAAAATGAAGCGGAAAAACAGAAAATTGTAAAAATTTACAATCCATTAGATACGGAAGAATTCATTAAAAAAGCGGATCAACCCGTTTTGAATTATGAGTTTGATAAAAACATTCCGACCTTTATTTCCGTAGGAACTGTTTTCCCCCAAAAAGGCTTCGACAGGTTATTAAAGGTCCACAAAAAGCTTTTGGATGAAGGTTTTCAGCATAAAATCCTCATCGTTGGTGACGGCTACGATTTTGAAAATATTAAAAAATTAAAATCAGATCTTGGTGTAGATGAAACTGCGACAATGCTTGGTTTTACAGACAATCCATATCCTTATTTCAAAAATGCTGATTTCTATATTTTAAGTTCGAGATATGAAGGTTTTCCAACGGTATTATTTGAAGCTATTACCTTAAAAAAGAAAATAATTTCCACTGAAGTTTCCGGAGCCAGTGAAATGTTGAAAGACGGCGAATTAGGCTTAATTATAGAAAATTCTGAAGACGGAATCTATGAAGGAATGAAAAAAGCACTATCACAACCAGGTTCTTTTGAAAAATATTCAGAAAAACTGAAAGACTACGAAATGCCTTTCAACCTTGAAAATTCAGTCGGTAAAATAACTTCTATTTTAGATGAATTATAACTAAATTAACTTTCAAAACCACAGATTTCTTACATTTGCTTTATGGCAGAACAATATTCTACGCTACAGAAAGATTTTTACCGGGAAAGTGGAAAATGGCTTTCCACCTTTGAAATCTGGGCAAAATGTGTTAATCCCAATCTTCATTTTATATACATTTTAAGACAAACCCAGAAATATAAAAAGAAATCTCTGGTAGGTCTTTTCTGGCGATTGGTTTTGAGGCGCCACCAGATCAAATATGGCTTCCAAATCTACCCGGAAACTCAAATCGGGGAAGGCTTTTACCTTGGGCATTGGGGAAGCCTGGTCATCAACCCAAATGCTAAAATCGGGAAAAACTGTAATATTGCACAGGGTGTGACAATCGGGCAACAAAACCGTGGGAAAAATGCAGGGTTCCCTGTCATCGGAGATGAAGTCTGGATTGGTACAAACGCCGTGATCGTGGGAGGAATCACCATTGGAAATAATGTTTTGGTGGGCCCGAATTCTTATGTGAACTTTGATGTTCCCGCAGATTCTGTTGTAATAGGAAATCCCGCGAGTATTTTCCCGAATACGACCGCAACAGACGGATATATTAATAATAAGGTGTAAGAATATTTCTCATATATTATTAATACTTCGTAATTTTACCTTGATTTTATTGAAGTTTAAATTATCAGCATATTGAAACAATAAGAGCAATTAGTATGGTCTTTATTGGAGTGGCATATGATTTTAAGCATATTTTAATATTAAATTTTGTTAAAAACAATTGCTGTTTCTGTAAAAATTATATTTTTGCATAGTTATTGATTCGGTCTATTGAATTTGAAAATAATTTAAACGAAATAAATAATTAGATTTTAAAATTATGTCACAGTCGTACGAAATTATTTTCGAAAACAACAGAAAATGGGTAGAATCCAGAATAGCAAACAACCCGAAATTCTTTGAAGAGCTTTCAAAAACCCAGAATCCCGATTATTTATATATCGGATGTTCGGATAGCAGAGTCACAGCAGAAGAATTGATGGGGACAAATCCGGGTGAAGTTTTTGTTCACAGGAATATTGCCAATGTGGTAAACACTTTGGACATGAGCTCCACAGCCGTGATTCAGTACGCGGTAGAGCATCTCAAAGTAAAGCACATTATTGTTTGCGGACATTACAATTGTGGCGGCGTAAAAGCGGCGATGACTCCTCAGGATCTGGGGCTATTGAATCCCTGGCTGAGAAACATCCGTGATGTATACAGATTGCATCAGGCTGAATTAGACGCTATCGAAGATGAAGGAAAACGTTATGACAGGCTTGTTGAGCTCAATGTTCAGGAACAGTGTATCAACGTGATAAAAATGGCATGTGTGCAGGAAAGATATATTTTAGACGAATTTCCTGTGGTCCACGGCTGGGTATTTGACCTTAGAACCGGTAAGATCATTGATCTGGAGATTGATTTTGAAAAAATTCTGAAAGACATCCAAAAGATCTACAACCTTACAAGTTCTGACTGGGTTATGAGCAAAAAGAAAAACTAATCGTTTTTCCATATAAAGAAGAGAATAGAATAAGATGAAATTCTGGAGTATTGTTACTTTACTGCTTTTCCTGAATTTTACAGCATTACCTGGTATTGCTGCTGTTTTCGGCTGGGATCTTACCAGAACCAATGTAGTGATCAGCGAAGAAGAACCTCATTCTCATCCATCAACTTTTGTTGTTTACGAAAAGACACTTCCGAAGACTTTAGATGTATTCGATTATCTGAAGTTTTTCGAACCTGATCTTCAGGGCAAATCTTTTATTCTAATAGATGATTCCTTTCATCTTTCACCCTTACTTACTATATTTTCTCCGCCTCCCGAAGCTTAATTCTTAAAGTTAGATTTAAAATAATATTCATATCATTTTTTGATATCGGATAGATGTGCTTTACAATTAAAATTTCCAATCTTTTATAATTGATTTATTAAAGGACAGATACATCGGTTATAATTTCACAGTTTCATATCATGAAAAAAACATCATTAATAGGAGGAATTAAGGAAAATTTCCCTTCAGGACTCGTTGTATTTTTAGTGGCACTTCCGCTATGTTTAGGAATTGCTTTGGCTTCGGGCGCACCGCCGTTATCAGGTGTTATTGCAGGTATTGTAGGAGGTTTGGTAGTAGGAACCCTCAGTAACTCAAATATTTCGGTTTCAGGGCCGGCTGCGGGTCTTACAGCCATTGTTTTAACGGCTATTACAGATCTTGGCGCATTTGAGCTTTTCCTTTGTGCAGGAATGATCGCAGGACTTATCCAGTTAATCTTGGGATTCGTCAGGGCAGGAAGTATTTCCAATTATTTCCCAAATAATGTAATCGAAGGAATGCTTGCCGCCATCGGTATTATTATCATTTTAAAACAAATTCCGCATGCTTTGGGATTTGATAAGGACTATGAAGGCCATGAATCTATTTTCGATAATGGTTTAAACTTCGGGTATTTCACGGAATTATTCGGGGCGATTCATCCGGGAGCCATTATTGTTACTTTAGTTTCCGTTTCTATTCTTATTGCGTGGGATAAATTCCCGGCTTTAAAAAGATTTAAAATGCTTCCAGGAGCTTTAGTAGCGGTAGTTGCAGGGATTTTATTAAACGAAATTTTCAAAATGATGGGCAGCTCACTGGCGATAGAACCTCAACATTTGGTTTCTTTACCCGTTCCGCAATCTTTTGATGATTTTAAAAACCTGATTACCACCCCAGATTTTAATGGATTTACCAATCCAAAAGTATGGATTGTAGGAGGAACGATTGCTATTGTAGCTTCTATTGAAACGTTACTTTGTATCGAGGCATCCGACAGGCTGGATCGCCAGAGAAGAATTACAGATACCAATTTAGAATTAAAAGCGCAGGGAATTGGGAATCTTATCAGTTCATTTATTGGTGGTCTTCCGATGACTTCGGTGGTTGTGAGAAGTTCTGCCAATGCCAATGCAGGAGCTACTTCAAAGATGTCAACAATCATTCATGGAATTTTATTGTTGATTTGTGTATTGTCAATTCCTGTTATTCTGAATTTAATTCCGTTGGCGACACTTGCTGCGGTATTAATTTTAGTTGGATATAAATTAGCAAAACCTGCCACTTTCAAGCATTTCTGGCAATTAGGAAAATTCCAGTTTATCCCGTTTGTAGCAACAGTAGTTGCTGTAGTGGCAACAGATTTATTGAAAGGAGTGGGAATTGGGCTTGCGATCTCAGTTTTCTATATTCTTCAGGGAAATATGAAAAGAGCTTATTATCTGAGTAGAGAAAAGCTGGATGATGCAGATGAAATCAACATGAAGCTTGCTGAGGAGGTTTCATTTTTGAACAAAGCAGCCATCAAAAAAACTTTAAAAAATATTAAGCCCAACTCTACCGTGACCATCGATGCTAGAGGAACTTCATACATTGCAACGGACGTATTGGAAATGATCCAGGATTTTGCCAATATCCGTGCAAAAGAAGAGGATATTAATGTAGAGCTTTTAGGCTTTAAAACATCTTACAGGGATTACGAGAGAGATGAAGATTCTCACATCCTGATTACGCACAGAAGGGCTATGTAAGCTCTTTACAGTGATTTTTAACTTTAAAATAATATAATTTCAAAAAAATAAATAGAATATATGAAGGCACATACATACGAAACTCAGTCAACAATTACTCCTGAAAAAGCATTAGAATTTTTGAAGGAAGGAAACCAAAGATTCGTGAACAACCTTAAAGCCAACAGAGACCTTCTGGAGCAGGTAAATGCTACCCGTGAAGGACAATGGCCTTTTGCAGTGGTCCTAAGCTGTATCGACAGCCGTACTTCTGCAGAACTTATCTTTGATCAGGGACTGGGAGATGTTTTCAGTATCAGAATTGCGGGTAATTTTGTAAATCAAGATATTTTGGGTTCTATGGAATTCGGTTGTAATGTGGCGGGTTCCAAGCTGATTGTAGTTTTAGGACACACTAAATGTGGTGCTCTGAAAGGCGGTCTGGACGCGGCGCAAATCGAAGGACTGGGAATGGACAACCTTAATCATCTGATCAATCATTTCGATACTATTATCACAGAAGTGATTGAGGAAGGAGAAGAGCGTTCATCCAAAAATACTTCACTGCTGGAAAGACTGAATCAGCAGAACGTAAAAAATGCAATCGAAGATATCCGTAAGCAGAGTTCAACACTTAAAAAGCTTGAAGAAGAGGGTAAAATTAAGATTGTAGGCGCTAATTATGACGTTGAAACAGGAGTTGTAACCTGGTTGTAGGGTACATTCTGCTATCACGAATACCGAAATATGTTTATCGTTAGATAGATTGGAAATTAATTTTTAAAAGTACAAGAGGAAGGCCACCGAATTTCGGTGGTCTTTGTTTTTTATTAATTCAAGGTCAGTGCGAAGAACGAAGTGACGACGTAATCTTATTTTTTTTGAATAAAAATTTCAATTTTCATCTTCGCCCGTAGAGATCCTTTCAGGATGACAAATTATACATAAATAATTGCAGTTGTATTGAAAGGCTGAAAAGTTGTCTGGTGGCTGAGGCTCCCGAAGCCACCACTCCTACGATCCTAGCCCCGATTGCAGCGAAAATCCTTTTTTGAAAAAAAAGATTGCAGCGGAAAGCGGGAAAAAGCTCCAAAAAAACTTACTTTTGATATTCAGAAAATTAATTCTTTTATTTCTTATGAAAATACAGCTTATTCTAGTTCCGTTTTTGTTTTTATTTTGTTTTAATCCGTTTTTGAAAGCGCAGAAAGCAGTAAGCGACACGTTAGTATACGTAAAAAAATTTGAAACCAATAAAGAAAAGTATATCGGAAAGCCTTTTTCACTGCTTTTAAAAGATATGACTCAACTGCAGCCGAAAAATGCAAAATCCGACATTAACGAAGACCCAAGCAAACCGCTAGAAAGTACAATGTTCACGTTTTCGAATAAGGATATCAGTTCCGGCCACGAGGTTACTTTAATTATCAAATGGAAACCGGATACTATTCCGAATACCCCGATTGAGTTTTTTGAGCAGGAACATAATTACCGCTTTACAGTAAGCGAAAGGAATTTTTTCGAGAAAAAGGTGGTGAAGGATATTGTGGTTTATAAATAACAAAACCTCCGTGAAGAGGTTTTTATTTTGTTTAAGCTTAATTCATTTATTTTCCGTTAAAAGCAGACATTGTATTGCTAATCCCCGCAAAAACAAATGACAGGCTTGCTTTTGTAAATTTTTCAATCCTTTCCGGAAGTTTCTCTGCTTCTTCTTCATTCCAGGTTCCGAGGACGTAATCTACCTGTCTTCCTTCTGAGAAATCCGATGAAATTCCGAAACGCAGCCGTGCATAATTTTGGGTCTGAAGCACTTCATTGATGTTTTTTAATCCGTTGTGTCCTGCGTCAGAGCCTTTTCCCTTCATTCTCAATGTTCCGAAAGGTAAAGCAAGATCATCCGTAACGATCAAAACATTTTCCAAAGGGATATTTTCTTTCTGCATCCAATATCTCACCGCATTTCCGGAAAGATTCATGTACGTATCCGGCTTTAAAACCAGCACTCTTCTTCCTTTGTATTTCCCATCAGCCATCCACCCGAAATTTGTTGTATTAAATGGAACTTCCAGGGTTTCCGCAATTTTTTCAGCTACCTTGAAACCTATATTGTGACGTGTATTTTCATATTCGGGGCCTTTGTTTCCGAGACCCACTATTAAATATTTCATCGAGAAATTTTTTGCAAAATTAAGGCATTAAAAATAAAAACTCAACCTTCGGAAAGATTGAGCTTAAAAATATTATTTAAAATTATTTTTACAATGGTTTGTAGATATAATTTATATCAAATCCTTTTGTCATATACGTTTGCGGATCGTAGTTATAATCTGTGGAGAATATCACCGGGGTCGGAATCGGTAATGTAAGGTCTGTAATTGAAAGCCTCTTAGGACTGTTTGGTGATAGTATCCAGCTTTCCACATCATTAATCTCAGTATTTAAAACCCTTGAAACTTTATAAGCAAATGGTATTAACGTAAACGGGTTGATCCTTGCATCATAATTTGAATATCCATAAGCATACTTCGTAACAGGCGGGCTGAATACACTTCCGGCCATAGGACCGTAATGTCTGATCACACGGGAAACATTGTCTCCTACATATTCATATTTAGTTTTGGAATAATCCGTGTAAGCAAATGGCGTTCCTGAAGTATCCGGGCCGTTTCTCATAATAATGGAATCAAGCTTTGCCGTAGTCGCAGTATATTTCAGGTCATACAATGTTTTTGCCTTTTTATAAAGCGTAAATGGGCCGGGAGGAGTTCCTGGGGCTCTTTTATAGAAAGAACGGTTTTCTGAAATCTTTTCCAGTTTTCCGGCATTTCCATAAGTGAACAGTTGAGTGTATACAATACTGTCTTCATCCAAATCTCCGTCTCCATCAAGATCTAAAAAGCCTTTGAAATCGATTTTACTTACCTTGTCTCCACTCCATGCTATATCCGTAACAGATGCGCCATCTGTGACTACTTTCGATAACTGTAGCCCGTTATAATAATACGTAGCCAGTGTATCTGAATCTGTAATCTCTCTATATAAGGCTCTTGGGCCGTTTAGCCCCGTGTTAGTATTAACATCATTTAATGGATTTCCATCTTCATCTAATAAATCTTTACAAGAATGGATCGTAGAAACACCAACTAACAATAAAATAAAATAAAAAAGTCGTTTCATTCCAAAGGGGATTATTTATTTTTCCACAAATATAATTTTTTTTTAAATAAAAAGCATATATTTATTAATATTACATGAAAACTGTCAAAAGATTATTCCAACTTATAACGGTTTATATACATATTTAATTGCCTGGCTCTGATCAGAAACAGGATAATTCTGCGAGTCGTAAAGGTAGCCTTTCGGAATAGGTACCGCAGGTGATCCCGGACTGTGAATGGTGATCTTCCCAACATTATTTGTAGAAAGCATATAAAAATTGATGGGGAATAAAGTACCCGTCACCATAAAATATTCTTTTGGCAATGTGGTATAAGGGTTGATCTTGCCGTCGAAATTGTCATACGCATACGTCATGACAGAAGCTGTGGATGTATCCGGATTTCCTCCGCTCATCAACATGCTTGTCTTATCCAGACTTACTACATTGCTTGCTGAAAATGTGAATTTGTATTCCACATAATGGGTATATGTAGCGCTTCCACCCATTTTTTTCTTCTCTACAATTCTGTACAGCTGTCCGTTTGCATCATAAAAAACACTGAAATCACTATGATTCGTGGTAGACATAGCCGTCTGATCCATAGATATTGCAGACATTTTTCCATTGGTATAGGTAATGGTATAAAGATTATCCACAACATGCGGATTTACATTATCCTGATATTTTATTTTTGTGATCTTATCTCCTGTATATGTTAGCGTTGCAGCAATTGTATTGGTAGAACTTGCATCTCTGATGTAAGCTTCAGCAAGCGCCCCTCCTATCGTTGTAATGTATTCTTCAGTGTCTTTGGTGCCAGTAGTTACTTTACTTAAAATTCTAGGCCCCGTGATGGTTGATCCTCCGGAATTATCAGTATTGTGATTTGGCGGATCATCCGTTGTATTGTCACATGAAACCACGAATCCGAGCGCTAAAGCAGCAAAGGTTGAAAAAAAGTATTTTTTTGTCATATAAATTAAATTTAATGCCTTCAAATATAATTGATTTTCCCTTACGAAGGAATTAAAAATTTTAAATAAATATCATAATTATATAAAAAATCTAAAAACTTTCGCTTTTAGATTTTAAAATTACCATTTATTAATGAAAAAATTAGTAAGGCTGTAAAACTGACAATGTCAATACAGATTGTGACATATCAGCATTCAGGTACTCTGTATTTACTGCCCTTCCGATTCCTAAAGTATTATTATTAATATTTCTTTTTGTACAAGCCGCTTTTACGGAGTAATTATTTTTTGGAGTAAGATTGGCCAGTGTTGCATTAAGATTAAAAATCTTGTTCGTACCGTCACCTCCTACGATTACGTCAGTTCTTACCGCTCTCAATTTATTATCAACAAAAATCCCGCATGCAAAACTTGTGGATTCATTTCCGTTTCCTGTTTTCTGGGCTGTTGTCTGGAAATTGAATGTTACTTTATTGGTAGCATTGGTAATAGAGAAAGTCGTCTGTGTTCCTGTAAGGACGGACCATGCAGTTGTTATTGTAAGTCCTTCATCGTACGGAGAAGTTGATCCGTTGTTCCCGGAGAATGCTACTCCTATTTTATCTTCCAGCGTATTAATGTGGAATAGAGACATACTCGACAACCCGTCTGCCACTTTTATATTTTTCCAGTCATTTACATTTAAAGTAGAACTGTTATGGAAAATTGTCCCGGCAGCACCTGCAGAACCTTTTACGGTACTTGTTCCTCCGGTTCTTAATTCTTTTCTTACATTAAGATCTCCATTAATGTCGAGCATGTTCACCGGTGTTGAAGTATTAATTCCAACTTGACAGTTAAAAAAAGCAACCAGAAACAGATTCGTGATTAATATTATTTTTTTCATTTGTATTTAGTTTGTAATTGTGTTAAAGACTTGAGGAACTTCATATACATCCACTTTCAGGGAAGATTGTGCAATGAATGAGTCAATGTTCGAAGCCACGGCTCTACCGATTCCTAAAACAGATCCTGTGGCAACATTATAAGAATCAAGTCTTGAGCATGCTACGCTTACCGTATGAGCGCCTTTAGAAAGGTTTTCTACAAGCCCGATCTGGTTGTGGATCACAAAAGTGTTACTTGCACTACTCGCTCTCAGATTTCCTTGTCTCAT
This region includes:
- a CDS encoding GNAT family N-acetyltransferase yields the protein MIIRPATKIDIPFIVDAIINIERTGNTDTFSNLFGTDEVTTRYYLEQFLLDDESLNTEFSLNTYSIVEIDGENAGCCCLFYTDSEYYQNKSELFPIHLKKEHLQKFVENAKALPDTKQYSTHKYFLEYLYVDDKFRGKGVSKVILEYLFAKTDVLYLIPLVNNTFAIDYYRRFGFVEDENIKTFPIDTPENKIYPGTHKIMLYKRNEKVN
- a CDS encoding SulP family inorganic anion transporter, which gives rise to MKKTSLIGGIKENFPSGLVVFLVALPLCLGIALASGAPPLSGVIAGIVGGLVVGTLSNSNISVSGPAAGLTAIVLTAITDLGAFELFLCAGMIAGLIQLILGFVRAGSISNYFPNNVIEGMLAAIGIIIILKQIPHALGFDKDYEGHESIFDNGLNFGYFTELFGAIHPGAIIVTLVSVSILIAWDKFPALKRFKMLPGALVAVVAGILLNEIFKMMGSSLAIEPQHLVSLPVPQSFDDFKNLITTPDFNGFTNPKVWIVGGTIAIVASIETLLCIEASDRLDRQRRITDTNLELKAQGIGNLISSFIGGLPMTSVVVRSSANANAGATSKMSTIIHGILLLICVLSIPVILNLIPLATLAAVLILVGYKLAKPATFKHFWQLGKFQFIPFVATVVAVVATDLLKGVGIGLAISVFYILQGNMKRAYYLSREKLDDADEINMKLAEEVSFLNKAAIKKTLKNIKPNSTVTIDARGTSYIATDVLEMIQDFANIRAKEEDINVELLGFKTSYRDYERDEDSHILITHRRAM
- a CDS encoding acyltransferase, yielding MMIYKILNKLFTSFQDFQHAVYLKTCIQNGLKLGKNVVARNGVSFGSEPFLVEIGDDSRIGAGVTFVTHAGTTVNIRKLEGYEEVRNFGHIKVGKNCAIGSNSTILQNVEIGDNCILGANSVLSESMPEHTVYAGNPAKYVCEIEDYADVLKKTTVEYPLELEKDRKKLNQWLIKNLPVKFKTAR
- a CDS encoding glycosyltransferase; amino-acid sequence: MVSEKKKILIRIGSLRHGGAEKVLVTFLKNLPKDKYEIDLLLNLYSGKYLPEVPDWITILHLNKGEMITTNRPHEIPKKAARVIYQGALKKFPNLLYKGKLKNKQYDIEFAAIHGMRDEILGSPIKSSKKVVWIHNDLSQVKGYTTDEIRKFFGFDKIMVISEKIEQLFHSLAKNEAEKQKIVKIYNPLDTEEFIKKADQPVLNYEFDKNIPTFISVGTVFPQKGFDRLLKVHKKLLDEGFQHKILIVGDGYDFENIKKLKSDLGVDETATMLGFTDNPYPYFKNADFYILSSRYEGFPTVLFEAITLKKKIISTEVSGASEMLKDGELGLIIENSEDGIYEGMKKALSQPGSFEKYSEKLKDYEMPFNLENSVGKITSILDEL
- a CDS encoding carbonic anhydrase, whose amino-acid sequence is MSQSYEIIFENNRKWVESRIANNPKFFEELSKTQNPDYLYIGCSDSRVTAEELMGTNPGEVFVHRNIANVVNTLDMSSTAVIQYAVEHLKVKHIIVCGHYNCGGVKAAMTPQDLGLLNPWLRNIRDVYRLHQAELDAIEDEGKRYDRLVELNVQEQCINVIKMACVQERYILDEFPVVHGWVFDLRTGKIIDLEIDFEKILKDIQKIYNLTSSDWVMSKKKN
- the pth gene encoding aminoacyl-tRNA hydrolase, giving the protein MKYLIVGLGNKGPEYENTRHNIGFKVAEKIAETLEVPFNTTNFGWMADGKYKGRRVLVLKPDTYMNLSGNAVRYWMQKENIPLENVLIVTDDLALPFGTLRMKGKGSDAGHNGLKNINEVLQTQNYARLRFGISSDFSEGRQVDYVLGTWNEEEAEKLPERIEKFTKASLSFVFAGISNTMSAFNGK
- a CDS encoding AMP-binding protein, which encodes MNSFIENLYQSFLQHKANTCISIEDKNYSYEDVLNISHQIRHQLQSINSQNIGIYLTDDVFMYASILAIWFEGKTYVPIHPDFPLIKNLNVIQQADIDTVLSSIEIKENLDITIIDTQKNFEVKANSPKESSLTNNAYILFTSGSTGNPKGVPIQFSNLYYFSESFHAAFGKLSPQDSVLQMFELTFDLSVMSYLIPFLNGAKVVGLHKKETKFLQILDLLEANEITVALMVPSILNLIIPYLDPSIQNESLRLNLFCGEALLVKQIEGWKNFIPNAAIYNVYGPTENTIFCTQYKVETPIKERKGIISIGKSMENSSMSFLEDNTNEGELLLSGKFLTQSYWKNEEKTNEAFIEKDGKIFYKTGDWCLKDEDGDYYYINRIDFQAKINGFRVELSEIEYFANQKLENAISVAVIHKDKNDNDNLILFINNIHSNEEEINAHLKNNLPDYCIPSKIIKLEKFPTNTSGKIDRNELKKTLL
- a CDS encoding carbonic anhydrase, with the protein product MKAHTYETQSTITPEKALEFLKEGNQRFVNNLKANRDLLEQVNATREGQWPFAVVLSCIDSRTSAELIFDQGLGDVFSIRIAGNFVNQDILGSMEFGCNVAGSKLIVVLGHTKCGALKGGLDAAQIEGLGMDNLNHLINHFDTIITEVIEEGEERSSKNTSLLERLNQQNVKNAIEDIRKQSSTLKKLEEEGKIKIVGANYDVETGVVTWL
- a CDS encoding serine acetyltransferase, with translation MAEQYSTLQKDFYRESGKWLSTFEIWAKCVNPNLHFIYILRQTQKYKKKSLVGLFWRLVLRRHQIKYGFQIYPETQIGEGFYLGHWGSLVINPNAKIGKNCNIAQGVTIGQQNRGKNAGFPVIGDEVWIGTNAVIVGGITIGNNVLVGPNSYVNFDVPADSVVIGNPASIFPNTTATDGYINNKV
- a CDS encoding acyl carrier protein; its protein translation is MKIEQFCELLQQELNEETAITPETNFKELESYGSLSAVLVMKLVEDQFDTEINPRSFRNINTVNDIADAIGREKFN